One Algibacter sp. L3A6 genomic region harbors:
- a CDS encoding polysaccharide biosynthesis tyrosine autokinase encodes MDDGFDFQNGQNFNFKEFVFRAISYWKWLLLGLCIAFYVVYHQNIRREFPYTLGASVTVQDDKNPLFTANTSLVFNYGGISGKVQEVLLNLTSRKHHEKVVDSLKLYLTYLQQGRFYKTDIYKEAPFMFQGKADSYQVIGHPLKITLLSENRFQVTYDFGELNVVAAQNYRNKKVQYINLKESVFSEEYNFGDYIDLPFLKGRLLKRSEIALVPQSEYYIQFNNFDSTVSSFMQSYAVRNEMNSPLLTIRLTNKNKSKIVDYINTSVFILDRDQLQRKNQYAINTIEFIDKQLSRVKGELTKKADSLNDFMKVNKIFDLESESALLTSKIEEYKSQKDLLTEQLLALDLLKNYLVTNNDYSALQVPSTTGVSEANIGANVSKIILLSAEKSKLAYSVRDNVSVFDDLNRQIGALKLVVLENIASEKFNIQSQLKSVNSKIYNSESEFSTIPESQQRLRAIEREYLLSQSTYDLYLAKRGEADLIKASNVSDIVLIEPAKDTGQGRNAVNLNIRYVFAFFAVLIPLFLVAFVVTFFDNKLHAPGDLEDLSSIPLLGVIGQNDTANNLAVFNKSQSAMAEAFRAIRSSLQFMYKKHDLEGSKTVLITSSISGEGKTFTAINIASVFALSGKRTVLVGLDLRKPRIFDDFELKNDIGVVNYLIGQNSLGDIVQQTKVENLDIITSGPIPPNPSELLISEIMDALIAELKEKYDYIILDTPPVGLVADALELLEYADASLYVVRQDYTQKEMLTLINEKHKNGVVKNISFIYNFYNLKGKYGYGYGYGYGDYANGYHDVAEKKSFFNKLLSVIKK; translated from the coding sequence ATGGATGATGGATTTGATTTTCAAAACGGACAGAACTTCAATTTTAAAGAGTTTGTTTTTAGGGCTATAAGCTATTGGAAATGGTTGCTACTTGGTCTTTGTATTGCTTTTTATGTCGTTTACCATCAAAATATTAGACGTGAGTTTCCTTATACTCTGGGTGCTTCTGTAACCGTCCAAGATGATAAAAACCCTTTATTTACTGCCAACACAAGTTTAGTATTTAACTACGGGGGTATATCTGGGAAGGTGCAAGAGGTGTTATTAAATTTAACATCTAGAAAACACCACGAGAAAGTTGTAGATAGTCTAAAGCTTTATCTAACATATTTACAACAAGGACGTTTTTATAAAACGGATATTTATAAAGAAGCGCCTTTTATGTTTCAAGGTAAAGCTGATAGTTATCAGGTTATTGGTCACCCCTTAAAAATTACGCTACTATCAGAAAATAGATTTCAAGTTACATACGATTTTGGTGAATTGAATGTTGTGGCAGCTCAAAATTATCGAAATAAAAAAGTTCAATATATAAACTTAAAGGAGAGTGTCTTTTCCGAAGAATATAATTTTGGAGATTATATAGATTTACCTTTTTTGAAAGGTCGCTTATTAAAAAGGAGTGAAATAGCGTTAGTGCCTCAATCGGAATATTATATTCAGTTTAATAATTTTGATAGCACGGTTTCTAGTTTTATGCAATCTTATGCTGTTAGAAATGAAATGAACTCACCTCTTTTAACTATAAGGTTAACTAATAAGAACAAATCTAAAATAGTTGATTATATTAATACATCTGTTTTTATTTTAGATCGCGATCAATTGCAACGTAAAAATCAGTATGCAATAAATACCATTGAATTTATTGATAAGCAATTATCTAGAGTGAAAGGGGAGCTGACAAAAAAAGCCGATTCACTTAATGATTTTATGAAGGTTAATAAAATATTTGATTTAGAAAGTGAAAGTGCCTTACTGACATCTAAAATTGAAGAATATAAGAGCCAAAAAGACCTATTAACAGAGCAGCTATTGGCTCTAGATTTATTGAAAAATTATTTAGTTACTAATAATGACTATAGTGCTTTGCAAGTTCCATCGACCACAGGAGTTTCAGAAGCTAATATTGGAGCAAATGTTTCTAAAATTATTTTGTTATCTGCCGAAAAATCTAAACTAGCCTATTCAGTAAGGGACAATGTGTCTGTTTTTGATGATTTAAATAGGCAAATAGGAGCATTAAAGCTGGTTGTTCTTGAGAATATTGCTTCAGAAAAATTTAATATTCAATCTCAATTAAAGTCTGTCAATTCTAAGATTTATAATTCAGAGAGTGAGTTTTCTACCATTCCAGAAAGTCAACAAAGACTAAGAGCTATAGAGCGGGAATATTTGTTAAGTCAGAGTACATACGATTTGTATTTGGCAAAACGAGGTGAGGCCGATTTAATAAAAGCTTCTAATGTTTCTGATATTGTTTTAATAGAACCAGCAAAAGATACTGGACAAGGAAGAAACGCTGTTAATCTTAACATAAGATATGTTTTTGCTTTTTTCGCAGTGCTAATTCCTCTGTTTTTAGTTGCATTTGTTGTTACCTTTTTTGATAATAAACTTCATGCTCCAGGGGATTTGGAGGATTTAAGCAGTATACCATTATTAGGTGTTATTGGTCAAAATGATACAGCTAATAATTTGGCTGTTTTCAATAAGTCTCAATCTGCAATGGCTGAGGCCTTTAGGGCTATACGGTCGAGTTTGCAATTTATGTATAAAAAGCATGATTTGGAAGGGAGTAAAACTGTTTTAATTACATCTTCCATAAGTGGAGAAGGAAAGACTTTTACGGCTATAAATATTGCTTCTGTTTTTGCTTTAAGTGGAAAGAGAACGGTATTGGTAGGGTTAGATTTAAGAAAGCCTAGAATTTTTGATGATTTTGAATTGAAGAATGACATTGGTGTTGTAAATTATTTAATAGGACAAAATTCACTAGGCGATATTGTACAACAAACAAAAGTTGAAAACTTGGATATAATTACTTCTGGTCCAATACCTCCAAACCCTTCGGAGCTTTTGATTAGTGAAATAATGGATGCGCTCATAGCTGAGTTAAAAGAAAAATATGATTATATCATTTTAGATACACCTCCTGTTGGTTTAGTAGCTGATGCTTTGGAGCTTTTAGAATATGCCGATGCGTCACTTTATGTAGTCCGTCAAGATTATACTCAAAAAGAGATGCTTACCTTGATAAATGAAAAGCATAAAAATGGTGTCGTTAAAAATATTAGTTTCATTTATAACTTTTATAATTTAAAAGGAAAATATGGTTACGGATACGGTTACGGTTATGGGGATTATGCTAACGGATATCACGATGTAGCCGAGAAAAAGTCTTTTTTTAATAAGCTACTTTCTGTCATTAAAAAATAG
- a CDS encoding polysaccharide biosynthesis/export family protein: protein MLKQFAFFILVAITLINTSCITNKDVVYLQDKGTVISDSLQIQALAKPYRVQINDILSIDVKALDKELVEIFNPTTNDIGNTQQALYFTGFTVDLHGNIEFPILGEINVLGFTVEEIEDKVKHELLQQYFKETAQIFVTVKLAGLKYTTVGEVASKGVQVIYQDRVNIIEAIANAGDIQQTGDRTDVLIVRQYPDGQKIHHIDLTDIAAMKSEFYYIQPNDIIMVKPLKRKSLGAGETATQTLTTIASLFSVVISTYFLVKNL from the coding sequence ATGTTAAAACAATTTGCCTTTTTTATTCTTGTTGCAATTACGTTAATTAATACTTCCTGTATCACAAATAAAGATGTTGTCTATTTGCAAGATAAAGGAACTGTAATTAGTGATTCGTTGCAAATACAGGCGTTGGCTAAGCCTTACAGGGTACAGATTAATGATATTTTGAGTATCGACGTAAAGGCTTTAGATAAAGAATTGGTTGAAATTTTTAATCCAACAACTAATGATATTGGTAATACACAACAAGCGCTTTATTTTACTGGATTTACGGTAGATTTACATGGAAATATAGAATTTCCTATTTTAGGAGAAATAAATGTACTCGGTTTTACAGTTGAGGAAATTGAAGATAAGGTAAAGCATGAGTTATTACAGCAGTATTTTAAAGAAACGGCTCAAATATTTGTTACTGTAAAACTTGCTGGTTTGAAATACACAACGGTTGGAGAGGTTGCTAGTAAAGGTGTGCAAGTAATTTACCAAGATCGTGTTAATATTATTGAAGCTATTGCAAATGCTGGAGACATTCAACAAACAGGAGATAGAACAGATGTTTTAATTGTGAGGCAATATCCTGATGGTCAAAAAATACATCATATAGATTTGACAGATATAGCAGCAATGAAATCTGAGTTTTATTATATACAACCTAATGATATTATTATGGTAAAACCATTAAAACGTAAATCTTTAGGGGCTGGTGAAACGGCTACGCAAACACTTACTACAATTGCTAGTTTGTTTTCAGTGGTTATTAGTACTTATTTTTTAGTAAAGAATTTGTAA
- a CDS encoding ABC-F family ATP-binding cassette domain-containing protein: MNYLTVENISKSYGELTLFENVSFSVHKDQKIAFVAKNGTGKTSILNILSGDDEPGSGSVTFRKGIAVSFLSQDPKFDKNLTIEETIFASENPILKVISNYEKALLNPDDTDAYQVAFDAMERHEAWDFETLYKQILFKLKLEDLSQKVSVLSGGQIKRLALANALINKPDLLILDEPTNHLDLEMIEWLESFFAKENITLFMVTHDRYFLERVCNEIIELDEGQIFNYKGTYSYYLEKREARIENDAIETNKAKQLFKKELTWMRRQPKARTTKSKSRINDFADIKHRAHQRRNDHEVQLELNMERLGSKILEFHKVSKSFKDKTILDNFNYMFQKGERVGIIGKNGTGKTTFLNILTQTAQPDSGKVTKGETVKFGYYTQSGITIKPEQKVIDVIREFGDYIPLKKGKQISAQQLLERFLFSRKKQYDFVEKLSGGERKRLYLCTILIQNPNFLILDEPTNDLDIVTLNVLESFLLDFPGCVIVVTHDRYFMDKVIDHLFVFKGEGEIEDFPGNYTDYRIYEDSQDVIAAADTEDKKEKNAWKKTDAKKLSYNEEKELNNIESKIKSLTFDKKELEAKFNNPDLTPDEINALSDKLQVIIDTIEEKEERWLELSAKLDD, encoded by the coding sequence TTGAATTATTTAACAGTAGAAAACATATCGAAATCTTACGGAGAACTTACACTTTTTGAAAACGTTTCTTTTAGTGTCCACAAAGATCAAAAAATAGCTTTCGTGGCTAAAAATGGTACGGGTAAAACCTCTATTTTAAATATTCTTTCAGGAGATGACGAACCAGGTTCTGGTAGCGTAACTTTCCGAAAAGGTATTGCCGTTTCTTTTTTATCTCAAGATCCTAAGTTTGATAAAAACTTAACAATCGAAGAAACTATTTTTGCCAGTGAAAACCCAATTTTAAAAGTGATTTCAAATTATGAAAAAGCACTTCTAAACCCGGACGACACAGACGCTTACCAAGTCGCTTTTGATGCCATGGAACGTCATGAAGCATGGGATTTCGAAACCCTATACAAGCAAATACTTTTTAAACTTAAATTAGAAGATTTATCTCAAAAAGTAAGCGTGCTTTCTGGTGGACAAATAAAACGTTTAGCACTAGCAAATGCATTAATAAATAAACCAGATTTACTAATTTTAGATGAGCCAACAAACCATTTAGATTTAGAAATGATTGAGTGGCTAGAATCCTTTTTTGCCAAGGAAAACATTACACTTTTTATGGTAACACACGACCGTTACTTTTTAGAACGTGTATGCAATGAAATTATAGAATTAGACGAAGGTCAAATTTTTAATTACAAAGGAACCTACTCATATTACCTAGAAAAAAGAGAAGCTCGTATAGAAAATGATGCCATAGAAACCAACAAAGCTAAGCAACTTTTCAAAAAAGAGCTTACTTGGATGCGTCGTCAACCAAAAGCACGTACTACAAAATCAAAATCTAGAATTAATGATTTTGCCGATATAAAACACCGTGCGCACCAACGCCGTAACGATCACGAAGTTCAATTAGAACTAAATATGGAACGTTTGGGTAGTAAAATTTTAGAATTTCATAAAGTATCAAAAAGCTTTAAAGACAAAACAATTCTAGATAACTTTAACTACATGTTTCAAAAAGGAGAACGTGTTGGTATCATTGGTAAAAATGGAACAGGAAAAACAACATTTCTAAATATATTAACCCAAACTGCTCAGCCTGATTCTGGTAAAGTTACCAAAGGTGAAACTGTAAAATTTGGTTATTATACTCAAAGCGGAATTACCATAAAACCAGAACAAAAGGTTATAGACGTTATTCGTGAGTTTGGAGATTATATTCCGTTGAAAAAAGGAAAGCAAATTTCTGCACAACAACTTTTAGAACGCTTTTTATTCAGTAGAAAGAAACAATACGATTTTGTTGAAAAACTAAGTGGTGGCGAGCGTAAACGCTTGTATTTATGTACAATTTTAATACAAAACCCCAACTTTTTAATCCTCGATGAGCCAACCAACGATTTAGATATTGTAACACTAAATGTATTAGAAAGTTTCCTTTTAGATTTCCCAGGTTGCGTAATTGTTGTAACGCACGACAGGTACTTTATGGACAAAGTAATCGATCACTTATTTGTTTTTAAAGGTGAAGGTGAAATTGAAGATTTCCCAGGTAACTACACCGATTACCGTATTTACGAAGACAGCCAAGATGTTATTGCAGCAGCTGATACCGAGGATAAAAAAGAGAAAAATGCTTGGAAAAAAACGGATGCAAAAAAACTTTCTTACAACGAAGAAAAGGAATTAAATAACATTGAAAGTAAAATAAAATCTTTAACGTTTGATAAAAAAGAACTAGAAGCAAAATTTAACAATCCAGATTTAACACCCGACGAAATAAATGCACTTTCCGACAAGCTTCAAGTTATTATTGATACCATAGAAGAAAAAGAAGAACGTTGGTTAGAGCTTTCAGCAAAGCTTGACGATTAA
- a CDS encoding DUF1684 domain-containing protein has translation MKKLVLIAVVLVSVFSCGQNKRPILGETEFQKTINAEYKDASTSPLKDKDRKAFEGLEFFKFDSTYVVTAQFKRVENARWFNMKTTTDRVSKERIYGVLIFKLKGKTFNLNVYQGQELMNKEGFEDYLFLPFLDETNGLESYGGGRYLDMKIPESNTIVIDFNSSYNPYCAYNERFSCPVVPRVNYLKTRVEAGVKAFKKH, from the coding sequence ATGAAGAAATTAGTGTTAATAGCTGTAGTTTTAGTTTCTGTTTTTAGTTGCGGACAAAATAAACGACCTATTCTTGGGGAAACAGAGTTTCAAAAAACAATAAATGCAGAGTATAAAGATGCTTCTACATCGCCATTAAAAGATAAAGACAGAAAGGCATTTGAAGGTTTGGAGTTTTTTAAATTTGATTCTACTTATGTTGTTACAGCGCAATTTAAACGTGTTGAAAATGCCAGATGGTTTAACATGAAAACCACAACAGATCGCGTTTCTAAAGAACGTATTTACGGTGTTTTGATTTTTAAATTGAAAGGTAAAACGTTTAATTTAAATGTTTACCAAGGACAAGAATTAATGAACAAAGAAGGTTTTGAAGATTATCTGTTTCTTCCTTTTTTAGATGAAACTAATGGTTTGGAAAGTTATGGTGGTGGTCGCTATCTCGATATGAAAATCCCAGAATCTAATACCATAGTTATAGATTTTAATAGCTCCTACAATCCATATTGCGCTTATAACGAGCGGTTTTCTTGCCCGGTTGTACCTCGTGTTAATTATTTAAAAACCCGAGTAGAGGCTGGTGTTAAAGCGTTTAAAAAACACTAA
- a CDS encoding DUF4252 domain-containing protein translates to MKKIYIGLSLCFLLVSCGSSFQGFYNNHKADVGTTSFQVPNFMKAVLSQISPEVKHAIGNISDLKFIKFDALSKFKRESLIAEMNAVTNSGYTDVFRKNDVVNTRIISVKELGVVVTDAIIFNSTENETTAYYLQGNFDPEKIKSLADEDAFGEFSNSLMQSYNTNINPSFNPEK, encoded by the coding sequence ATGAAGAAAATATACATAGGTTTAAGTTTGTGCTTTTTACTGGTATCTTGTGGTAGTAGTTTTCAGGGGTTTTATAACAATCATAAAGCAGATGTGGGAACTACATCTTTTCAAGTTCCTAATTTTATGAAAGCAGTTTTAAGTCAAATTTCACCTGAAGTAAAACATGCTATCGGTAATATATCAGACTTGAAATTTATAAAGTTTGATGCGCTTAGTAAGTTTAAACGTGAGAGTTTAATTGCTGAAATGAATGCCGTAACTAATAGTGGTTATACTGATGTTTTTAGAAAGAATGATGTGGTTAATACGCGTATAATTTCAGTAAAAGAATTAGGCGTAGTGGTAACCGATGCTATTATCTTTAATAGTACAGAAAACGAAACAACAGCTTATTATTTACAAGGAAATTTTGACCCTGAAAAAATTAAATCTTTAGCAGATGAAGATGCTTTTGGCGAATTTTCTAATAGTTTAATGCAATCTTATAATACCAATATAAACCCATCTTTTAATCCAGAAAAATAA
- a CDS encoding MDR family MFS transporter gives MKTLFNNYINTFKGLSHEVWWLALITLINRAGTMVIPFLSLYLTENLDFTLKDVGWIMSAFGLGSVVGSWLGGRLTDKIGYYKVMVRSLISTGVLFIALQFLNTFASFCFGIFLVMLVADMFRPAMFVALSAYSKPENKTRSVTLIRLAINLGFSVGPAVGGIIITTLSYGGLFWVDGITCILATGLLIKVLHPKKARVLDTVKNENPSSAYHDKAFLIFLVAMVLFGIVFLQYFSTMPLYYKDIHRLTEFDIGILLGMNGFAIFLLEMPLIKWLESTNFTKSGLMIFGTILLGISILVLNLTSWTGVLIIGMLFMSLGEMITFPFSNAFALDRAKKGNQGEYMALYSIAFSIAHIFAHNAGMHMVDDLGFNNTWYIFTMLAGFCVLLLFSLSRYLNTQKKKRLA, from the coding sequence ATGAAAACGCTATTTAACAACTACATCAACACATTTAAAGGCTTATCGCACGAAGTATGGTGGCTCGCTCTTATTACTTTAATAAATAGAGCTGGCACAATGGTTATACCGTTTTTATCACTTTATCTCACCGAAAATCTAGATTTCACTTTAAAAGATGTTGGATGGATTATGAGTGCCTTTGGTCTTGGCTCTGTGGTCGGTTCTTGGCTTGGTGGCCGATTAACCGATAAAATTGGCTACTACAAAGTAATGGTTAGAAGTTTAATTTCAACCGGCGTTTTATTTATTGCGCTTCAATTTCTAAACACCTTTGCAAGCTTTTGCTTTGGTATATTTTTAGTGATGCTCGTTGCCGATATGTTTCGTCCGGCCATGTTTGTCGCACTTAGCGCATACAGCAAACCTGAGAACAAAACGCGATCGGTAACCTTAATTAGACTTGCTATAAACCTTGGTTTTTCTGTAGGTCCAGCAGTTGGCGGTATTATAATTACAACTCTAAGTTATGGTGGTTTATTTTGGGTCGATGGTATAACTTGTATTTTAGCAACAGGTTTACTTATTAAAGTTTTACACCCTAAAAAAGCTAGAGTCTTAGATACAGTAAAAAATGAAAACCCAAGCTCTGCATATCATGATAAAGCATTTTTAATATTCTTAGTTGCTATGGTATTATTTGGCATTGTATTTTTACAGTATTTTTCTACTATGCCCTTATACTACAAAGATATCCATCGCTTAACAGAATTTGATATTGGAATTCTTTTGGGTATGAATGGTTTTGCTATTTTCCTATTGGAAATGCCATTAATAAAATGGTTAGAGAGTACCAATTTTACAAAATCGGGTCTCATGATTTTCGGCACCATATTGCTTGGTATAAGCATCTTGGTTTTAAACCTAACCTCATGGACTGGCGTATTAATAATTGGTATGTTATTTATGAGTTTAGGTGAAATGATCACGTTTCCTTTCTCGAATGCTTTTGCCCTAGATCGTGCAAAAAAAGGAAATCAAGGTGAATATATGGCACTCTATTCCATAGCATTTTCAATTGCCCATATTTTTGCACACAATGCAGGTATGCACATGGTTGACGATCTAGGTTTTAATAATACTTGGTACATTTTTACAATGTTAGCAGGCTTTTGCGTACTTTTATTATTCTCTTTAAGTCGATATTTAAATACACAGAAAAAGAAAAGACTAGCATGA
- a CDS encoding VOC family protein, whose protein sequence is MNLNQITIPSTNVEKAVEFYTILGLKLIVDSIPRYVRFECPDGDATFSIHRVEKLPKGNGITVYFEDENLDDWVEQLMTKGIIFTELPNDKPWLWREAHLKDPDDNNIILFYAGENRKNPAWRIPS, encoded by the coding sequence ATGAACTTAAACCAAATAACGATACCTTCTACTAATGTTGAAAAAGCAGTAGAGTTTTACACTATTTTGGGATTGAAGCTTATTGTAGATTCAATTCCAAGATATGTACGTTTTGAATGTCCAGATGGTGATGCGACGTTTTCAATACATCGAGTAGAAAAATTACCTAAAGGAAACGGTATCACTGTTTATTTTGAAGATGAAAATCTAGATGATTGGGTTGAACAACTTATGACGAAAGGCATTATTTTCACTGAATTACCAAACGATAAACCTTGGCTTTGGCGTGAAGCACATTTGAAAGATCCTGATGACAATAATATTATTTTATTCTATGCTGGAGAAAACAGAAAAAATCCGGCTTGGCGCATACCTTCCTAA
- a CDS encoding Lrp/AsnC family transcriptional regulator yields MKFDALNSKILKCLQQNARMSNAEIGRQVGITSPAVSERIKKMEDLGVIEGYKAIVSPFEMGYQLKAIITLRAFMGKLKPFLEKVKTYDEVVNCYRITGEENIVMEVVLKNNKHLEVFIDQLISYGETKTQIVLSRVIKQKEIKPI; encoded by the coding sequence ATGAAGTTTGATGCACTTAATAGTAAGATTTTAAAGTGTTTACAGCAAAATGCACGTATGTCTAACGCCGAAATTGGCAGACAAGTTGGTATAACTTCGCCAGCAGTTTCCGAGCGTATTAAGAAAATGGAAGACCTTGGTGTTATAGAAGGATATAAAGCCATAGTATCTCCTTTTGAAATGGGATATCAATTAAAAGCCATCATTACGCTTCGCGCTTTTATGGGGAAATTAAAGCCTTTCTTAGAAAAGGTTAAAACGTATGATGAAGTGGTGAATTGTTACCGTATTACAGGCGAGGAAAACATTGTAATGGAAGTGGTTCTAAAAAATAATAAACACTTAGAAGTTTTTATTGATCAATTGATAAGTTACGGAGAAACGAAAACACAAATTGTACTGTCTCGCGTTATTAAGCAAAAAGAAATTAAACCGATTTAA
- a CDS encoding D-2-hydroxyacid dehydrogenase, which yields MKIVVLDGYTLNPGDLSWKAVEAFGDLEVHDRTTFDHDIIIKHIGEAEMVLTNKTPLPKAVLEKAPNLKYIGVLATGYNVIDIAAAKDLGVLVSNVPVYGTQAVGQFTMALILELCHHVGDHNKAVKNGDWTKSKDFCFWNSPLIELSGKTLGIIGFGRIGQATAKMAQAFGLNILAYNRSQDLRLESETLKYVELDELLKQSDFVSLHCPLTESTEGLINSDSISKMKDSAFLINTSRGGLIVEEDLKNALNNNKLAGAAVDVVSSEPIKADNPLLNAENCIITPHIAWASKEARARLMQTMADNIEAFLEGKPTHVVS from the coding sequence ATGAAAATAGTAGTTCTAGACGGTTACACATTAAACCCAGGAGATTTAAGTTGGAAAGCAGTTGAAGCCTTTGGCGATTTAGAAGTGCATGATAGAACAACTTTTGATCACGATATTATTATTAAACATATAGGTGAAGCTGAAATGGTACTCACCAATAAAACACCTTTGCCAAAAGCGGTTTTAGAGAAAGCTCCAAACCTTAAATATATTGGTGTTTTGGCAACAGGATATAATGTTATTGATATTGCAGCTGCTAAAGATTTAGGTGTTCTGGTATCTAATGTGCCGGTTTATGGTACACAGGCCGTAGGGCAGTTTACTATGGCACTTATTTTAGAATTGTGCCATCATGTTGGCGACCATAATAAAGCCGTTAAAAATGGCGATTGGACTAAGTCTAAAGATTTTTGTTTTTGGAATTCACCACTTATAGAACTTTCAGGTAAAACCTTAGGTATAATAGGTTTTGGAAGAATAGGGCAGGCTACAGCAAAAATGGCGCAAGCTTTTGGATTAAATATTTTGGCTTATAACCGAAGTCAGGATTTACGATTGGAATCGGAAACTTTAAAATATGTTGAATTAGATGAGCTGCTTAAACAATCGGACTTTGTGAGTTTGCATTGCCCGTTAACTGAAAGCACAGAAGGATTAATAAATTCGGATTCTATTTCAAAAATGAAGGATAGCGCGTTCTTGATAAATACATCTCGAGGTGGTTTAATTGTAGAAGAAGATTTAAAAAATGCTCTTAATAACAATAAACTAGCCGGAGCGGCTGTAGATGTTGTTTCTAGCGAGCCTATAAAAGCAGATAACCCTTTGTTAAATGCTGAAAATTGTATTATTACGCCACATATTGCTTGGGCATCAAAAGAGGCTAGAGCACGATTAATGCAAACAATGGCAGATAATATTGAAGCTTTTTTAGAAGGAAAACCAACTCATGTAGTGAGTTGA
- the sucC gene encoding ADP-forming succinate--CoA ligase subunit beta gives MNLHEYQGKEILSSFGVRIQRGMVAQNAQEAVAAAKQLTEETGTSWHVIKAQVHAGGRGKGGGVKLAKNLKEVEEIAGQIIGMDLVTPQTSAAGKRVHQVLVAEDVYYPGETETSEFYVSVLLNRGTGRNMIMYSTEGGMDIETVAEETPHLIFTEEIDPNTGLLPFQARRVAFNLGLSGLAFKEMTKFVTNLYTAYVKSDSSLFEINPVLKTSDNLIMAVDAKVTIDDNALYRHKDYLALRDVREESAIEVEAGELGLNYVDLDGNVGCMVNGAGLAMATMDLIKQAGGEPANFLDVGGTADAARVEAAFKIILKDPAVKAILINIFGGIVRCDRVAQGVIDAYKNMGTINVPIIVRLQGTNADIAKELIDNSGLAVMSATEFQEAADKVQEVLA, from the coding sequence ATGAATTTACACGAATATCAAGGTAAAGAAATATTAAGCAGTTTTGGTGTACGTATCCAACGTGGTATGGTTGCTCAAAATGCACAGGAGGCAGTTGCTGCCGCAAAACAATTAACTGAGGAAACGGGAACAAGCTGGCACGTGATTAAAGCACAGGTACATGCAGGTGGTCGTGGAAAAGGTGGCGGAGTAAAATTAGCCAAAAACCTTAAAGAAGTTGAAGAAATTGCAGGACAAATTATTGGGATGGACTTAGTAACACCTCAAACGTCTGCTGCTGGTAAAAGAGTACACCAGGTTTTAGTTGCTGAAGATGTTTACTATCCAGGTGAAACTGAAACTAGCGAATTTTATGTATCTGTTTTATTAAATAGAGGTACAGGTCGTAACATGATTATGTATTCTACTGAAGGTGGAATGGATATCGAAACTGTTGCAGAAGAAACTCCACATTTAATTTTTACTGAAGAAATAGATCCAAATACAGGTTTATTACCATTTCAAGCAAGACGCGTAGCATTTAACTTAGGGTTATCTGGTTTAGCGTTTAAAGAAATGACAAAATTTGTTACTAATCTTTATACAGCTTACGTAAAATCTGATTCTTCATTATTTGAAATTAATCCTGTTTTAAAAACAAGTGATAACTTAATAATGGCAGTTGATGCTAAAGTGACTATCGATGATAATGCACTTTACAGACATAAAGATTACTTAGCTTTACGTGATGTACGTGAAGAAAGTGCTATTGAAGTAGAAGCAGGAGAACTTGGCCTTAACTATGTAGACCTAGACGGTAACGTTGGTTGTATGGTAAATGGTGCTGGTTTAGCAATGGCAACTATGGATTTAATTAAGCAAGCAGGTGGTGAGCCAGCTAACTTTTTAGATGTTGGTGGTACTGCAGATGCTGCACGTGTTGAAGCTGCATTTAAAATTATATTAAAAGATCCAGCTGTAAAAGCTATTTTAATTAACATTTTTGGAGGTATTGTTCGTTGTGATCGTGTTGCTCAAGGTGTTATTGATGCTTATAAAAACATGGGAACTATTAACGTGCCAATTATTGTACGTTTACAAGGTACCAATGCTGATATTGCAAAAGAATTAATTGATAACTCTGGTTTAGCAGTAATGAGTGCTACAGAATTTCAAGAAGCTGCAGATAAAGTACAAGAAGTATTGGCTTAA